The following DNA comes from Candidatus Edwardsbacteria bacterium.
TGGTTGCCGCTGAACCTGAGCTGTCCGATCTTTCTGATGTTGCCCTCCTCAATGGTCAGCTGGTAATCTATCTGCTGTTTTTCTATGTTGACCCGGCTCTCCCGGCCAAGAAATTTGGCATCCAGATAGCCCTTCTTGCGGTACATATAGAGGACCTTGCGCATGTCCAGCTGGAAAGTGTAATCGTCAAAACGTTTCCCGGATTCGCTGGTCATTTTGGAGCGGAGCTCCTTGCCGGAAAAAGCGGTATTGCCGATGAAAGTAACTTCCCCCAGCTTCAGGCGGGGGCCTCCCTCATCAACCGGTTCGGCCATCTTATCGACCGCCTTCTTTCCGCAGGCCCCAAACAGCAATGCCAGGGACAGCAGCAATATATGTAATAGATTTCTATTCACAAAAGCTATACCTTTAGTTTGCCTTTTTCCATCAGTAGTTTCCCGTCTACCCAGACGCTGGGGTTGCGTACGATGCCATCCTGGTGGCTGGCCACGCTCACCCGGCCACCGAAACCGCTGTTGTCGCCGAAAGCGATATGAATGGTGGTCAGGGCCTTTTCATCCTCCAAAATATTCCCGGTGATGGTGGCCTTAGGGTTTATGCCTATGCCGAACTCGGCCACATTGAAAGCATCCTTCCCATGTTTGGAGAGCATCTCCCATAAGTTTCTCGCCTCACGCCCGCCTTTCATGCCGACTGCAAAACCATGCGAGATGGCTATCTCTATCGGTTTTTTCAGGATCCCGGTATCGCCGATAGAGCCGTCCACCACCAGCCGCCCTTGGGCGGTGCCCTCCATCGGAGCCAGATAGACCTCGCCGGCTGGAAGGTTAGTGAAACCTCCCAGGTTGGGAATAATACCTGTATCGGGCTCCGCCCGGCGTCCTTTTATGGAAAAAGCCAGGTTTGTCCCCAGTTCTGTTTTGATCAGGACCTCCGAGGCGTTTTTCAATATACCGCATAGGCGCTTTCCGATTTGCTTCATCTTTGTATAATCTACATCAATGGTTCTGGCCATCATATCCAGCGTTATCCCCGGCATGCTGGCTATCCTGGCTCCGGCTTGGCTGGCTTTTTTGCGGGCTTGGGTATGCGACAGCGATTTGGTGGTGACCAGAAAGACCGCCTCGCTTTTCAGCATGGCCGCAGCCAGCTCAGTAGGAGGCTCCTGTCCGTTGTTTTCCCTCTCCGACATGAGCATCAGCACCGCATCGCGGCACAGCGTCCGGGCGGCCCGATAAAAAACCTGACCGACTTCCAGGCTGGCATCGTCGGTGACCACCAGAACCGTTTCGCTTTTTTTGACCGCCAGGCATTGTTCAAAGGCGACCTTGACTGCCCGATCAATCTTATTCATATTCTCTCTAAAGTCATAAAAGTCATAATTGTAATAATTAAATTTCAGACCGCCATTTTCTCGTGCACCCGGCGGATCTTGGCCCCCACCTTCTTCAGCTTCCTCTCCCACTTCTCATAGCCCCTATCCAGATGGTATATGCGGTTGACCTCGGTCTTGCCCTCGGCCTTGAGCCCGGCGATGACCAGGGCCGCCGAAGCTCTTAGATCGGAGCCCATCACCGGGGCCCCGGTCAATTCGGGCACGCCCTTGATCACGGCGCTCTTGCCCTCGATCTTGATATCGGCCCCCAATCGCTGCAGCTCGGGAACATGCATGAACCGGTTCTCAAAGATGGTCTCGGTGATCACCGAAAGGCCCGAGGCCGTGGTCATCAGGGTCATCATCTGGGGCTGCATATCGGTGGGGAAGCCGGGATAGGGGGCAATGGTGAGATCTATCGGTTTAACCCGACGCCGGGCTTCGACGGTCACCATCTCGTCGCCGGCCGCTACTTTAACCCCCATGGCCCTCAGCGCTTCGATGACCGATCCCAAATGGTCCGGACGGCAGTCCTCGATAGTTAGGCAGCCACCGCTGATGGCCGCCGCTATCATTAAAGATCCAGCCTCGATACGATCGGGGATCATCCTGATCTCAACCGGCCTTAAGCCATCCACCCCGGCGATGGTTATCACCGGAGTACCGGCGCCGGTGATGTCCGCTCCCATGGATACCAGCATCTGGGCGGTGGATACCACCTCGGGCTCCAGGGCCGCTGATTCGATGATGGTGACCCCCTTGGCCAAAGCCGCCGCCATCATCACATTGATGGTGGCCCCCACCGACACCCCGTGGGAACCGGCCAAAAGAACCCTGGCCCCTTTAAGCTGCTTGCCGTGGGCCTCGACATAACCGTGCAATATCTGAATTTTAGCTCCCAGGGCCTCCATGCCTTTCAGGTGCAGATCAATCGGCCGGGCCCCGATGGAGCAACCCCCCGGCAGGGACACTTTGGCTTTACCGAACCTGGCCAGCAGAGGCCCCAGCACATAATAGGAGGCCCGCATCTGTTTGACGATCTCGTATTCGGCCTCGCACTTCAGCTTGGCCGGCACATCGATGGTCATCCGATTATCTTCAAAATCCACCTTGGCTCCCAGCCGGATAAGCAGGCGCCTCATGGTGCGCACGTCCATCACATTGGGAACGTTGGTCAGGACGGACTTTCCCGGGGCCAGCAAGCAAGCTGCCATGGCCGGCAACACTGCATTCTTGGCGCCCGAGGCCCGGATCATGCCGGACAACGGTTTTCCACCTGCTATGACGAATTTATCCACGTTGCTCCCGCTAAAATCAATTCATTGTTGTTAAGTTGGAGATGCCACAAATAAAACCAGACGTTGGTGGACGTTCAAACGTCATTCTGCCGCCCCGCCGGATAATTCAAACATTGCCCAACAGCATAGCCTGACATCTCAAACTATGATCAACCCTATTTCTTGCTCCCCTCAATCGGCTCGGCCTCATCTATAAGCATCACCGGGATATCATCTTTGATGTTGTAACCCAGTTTGCAGGTCCAGCATAGCAATTTGAGTTCCTTGGGACGGTACTCCAGCTCTCCCTTGCATTTGGGGCAAGCCAGGATATCCAGCAATTTCTGATCCAACATAATTACTCTATCCTTTTAATAGAATTAAAAACAATGCTTTATTATATCTCTAATTATTTTGCAAGTCAATGTTCCGGGGAGGCTTCCGGCAGGATCTTTAATTTATCCAAGATGGTCTGATGCAGGAAGCGGGAGATGGTTTTGACGCTCTCCGCCACCGACCGACTCATGGGCACCTCCAGCTGAATCTGCCCGGCCTGGATGCCCAGGGCGATGACCTTGGTCCCGGTTATCTTCTCCAGGTAATCACCCAGAAAAGACAGAGGCATGGTGTGGGTGGAGTGCATCATGGAGTGCATATCTTTGTGGTTGAGAAAGGCTATCTCACCCACCGGCCGCCCCATGTCGGCGGCATCGATAAACAGCACCAGATCGGGCTTTTTGTTCCTGACCAGGCCGGAAAAATTCTCGGGGTTGGTCCCGGCCACCAGCACTTCGGCAAAA
Coding sequences within:
- a CDS encoding aminopeptidase; translated protein: MNKIDRAVKVAFEQCLAVKKSETVLVVTDDASLEVGQVFYRAARTLCRDAVLMLMSERENNGQEPPTELAAAMLKSEAVFLVTTKSLSHTQARKKASQAGARIASMPGITLDMMARTIDVDYTKMKQIGKRLCGILKNASEVLIKTELGTNLAFSIKGRRAEPDTGIIPNLGGFTNLPAGEVYLAPMEGTAQGRLVVDGSIGDTGILKKPIEIAISHGFAVGMKGGREARNLWEMLSKHGKDAFNVAEFGIGINPKATITGNILEDEKALTTIHIAFGDNSGFGGRVSVASHQDGIVRNPSVWVDGKLLMEKGKLKV
- the murA gene encoding UDP-N-acetylglucosamine 1-carboxyvinyltransferase — encoded protein: MDKFVIAGGKPLSGMIRASGAKNAVLPAMAACLLAPGKSVLTNVPNVMDVRTMRRLLIRLGAKVDFEDNRMTIDVPAKLKCEAEYEIVKQMRASYYVLGPLLARFGKAKVSLPGGCSIGARPIDLHLKGMEALGAKIQILHGYVEAHGKQLKGARVLLAGSHGVSVGATINVMMAAALAKGVTIIESAALEPEVVSTAQMLVSMGADITGAGTPVITIAGVDGLRPVEIRMIPDRIEAGSLMIAAAISGGCLTIEDCRPDHLGSVIEALRAMGVKVAAGDEMVTVEARRRVKPIDLTIAPYPGFPTDMQPQMMTLMTTASGLSVITETIFENRFMHVPELQRLGADIKIEGKSAVIKGVPELTGAPVMGSDLRASAALVIAGLKAEGKTEVNRIYHLDRGYEKWERKLKKVGAKIRRVHEKMAV
- a CDS encoding Trm112 family protein yields the protein MLDQKLLDILACPKCKGELEYRPKELKLLCWTCKLGYNIKDDIPVMLIDEAEPIEGSKK
- a CDS encoding hydrogenase 3 maturation endopeptidase HyCI, whose amino-acid sequence is MDWTDAVASAVEASGKLMIFGIGNEMMGDDAAGSLVARELRMMLQGCDHDSFAEVLVAGTNPENFSGLVRNKKPDLVLFIDAADMGRPVGEIAFLNHKDMHSMMHSTHTMPLSFLGDYLEKITGTKVIALGIQAGQIQLEVPMSRSVAESVKTISRFLHQTILDKLKILPEASPEH